A region of the Candidatus Dependentiae bacterium genome:
GTCTCAACAATCGGTGATATCTCTTTCTTATGGCTATGAAATCACAACTACCCTCTTGCAACTTGCACGTGCATTTTCGGTGATTGCAAATGATGGCTATATGGTGCAACCACGCATTATTCTGAATCAACAACAACCAATATTCTCCACACGTCTTTATGATCAATCGGTAATTAATGATATAAAACAAATATTACAACGAACAACACTACAAGGAACTGCCCGTCGCGCACGCATGCAAGGTTACGACATCATGTGCAAAACCGGAACGGCAAACCTACTGGAAAATGGTATATATATTGATACAAAAAACAGTTACTCTTGTGCAGGTATTATACAAAAAGATGATTATAAACGTATTATTATTACGTATATTAAAGAGGCCAGTATGCCAGGTTTATATGCCAGTCAAGTTGCAGTACCATTATTTGAAAAAGTTGCACAAAAAACGGTAATTCATGATAAAATTATTTAATTCTAGCCTCAACAATATGACCCCAAAGATTTAAATAATTATAAGGAAATGGAAAACATTTAAAGGTTACGTCATGAAAGTCTGCACTATAAAGCAAAGTCGCTAGGTCACCTTTTGTATACATTTCAGCTTTCCAGCAGTGATGCATAAATAGACGATTAAAATAGTTGTCTTTAGTTATAAACATCAAAAATATTCCTTGTGATGTCAAAAGTTTTTTTAAATTCTGCAGTGCATGCAACATCTGTTTTTTTGGTATATATTCCAACATGGCAGAACAAACAATTAGATCGAAATCATAATGTTTTTTTGAAAATTCATCTAAATGCAAAACATCAGCTTGCTCGATTGTAACCTCAAAAATATTGTTATGATACATCCATTTTCTGCAACGTTTCAACATTGCCTCAGTCTTGTCAAATCCATATAACTGCAAATCTGTATCATCATTTTTTCCAATCTGATACAGAACCTTTATAACAGCACCAGAGCCACAACCAGCATCTAATATCTTGATACCTTTTTTTATAACATCTGTTTGATTAAAAAGAGCCTTTAGACCATTTTCATATCCAAGCAAACGTAAAAACAAAAAATCATACAAAGCTGCTCGTTTTGTATAAAGCGATTCAATAGACTGTTCACGCATATTTTTTATCATAATTTCTATAAAAAATTATCCAAACAATGCAATCCAACCTGGTGTGTTTCTAAACCAAGGACAAACAATAAATGCTGCATACATAAGCACCAATAGTATAAAAGCACTTTTGTAAAGGTTCACACTATTTTTTACACTAAAAAGAAAATAGTATAAAAAAGCATACCATAGAACGGCATCAACAGCAGCGAACATCCAATCATTTACTGACATATTTTTTCTCCGGTAAAAACTAACCTAATATATAATCAAAAAATTACACAAAACAAACCATACTTTTCAATAAAAATTTTTTACTTCTTTTTTAAATAAAGCAATTGTGCATTAATCGCTACCACCACAGTACTTAAAGTCATCAATAATGCACCAAAAGCCGGATCTATCATTATGCCATAATTATAAAAAACACCTGCAGCAAGCGGAATCGCAAAAATATTGTAGCCTGTCGCCCAAAGTAAATTTTGAATCATTTTTTTATAAGTTGTGCGCGAAAGATCTATAATATCCACAACTTGCTTAGGATCATTTTGAACCAAGACAACATCTGCCGACTCGATGGCAACATCAGTACCTGCACCAAGCGCAATTCCCACATTTGAAGCAACCAGAGCCGGTGCATCATTAATACCATCGCCCACCATTGAAACAATGAAACCCTCTTGTTGTAATTTTTTAATTTCTGATGCTTTTTCATGCGGTAACACTTCAGCAAGCACGGTATCGATACCCAATTTTTGTGCCACAATTTGCGCAGTCTGTTTATTGTCCCCAGTAATCATAGCCACTTTGATACCCTGCTTGTGCAACATATCAACCGCTTGTAATGACGATTTACGAATAACATCGGCAACTGCAATAATACCAATAACTTCTGTTGCTGTCGAAACAAAAAATGCTGTTTTTGCTTCTTTTACAATTACTTTCAGTTTTTGCAAAGCTTGATCTAAGTTGTTCGGTTTTACCAAAAAGTCCGTAAGCAAACTCGGCTTACCAATAAAGTAAGTTTCATTGGCAATTTTGCCCGTAATGCCCTTACCTACAATGGTTTGCACCTCTTGCACGGAAACTAAGTCAATTTGTTCTTCTTGTGTCTTTTTTATAATAGCTTGTGCAATACTATGCTTTGCATGCTGTTCCAAACTAGCTGCTATCACCAATAGTTCATCAGCAGAAATATTTGTTAAAGAAACCACATCAGTTATCTTAAACGCACCTTCGGTCAATGTACCGGTTTTATCAAAAACCACCATCGTAACATTTCGTGCATCCTCAAATGCTGTACGATTTTTTATCAATAAACCACGTCCTGCAGAAATTGTAGTGATAGCGGCAACCACTAAAGGAATCGCTAATCCTAAAGCATGTGGACAAGTAATAACCATTACGCTGACCATACGTTCCAATGCAAATGAAAAAATGCCGGTAATATATAACCAACTTATTAATGTGACAACACCTGCAGATATAGCAATAATTGTTAACGCAAATGCCGCTTTATCTGCTATATTTTGTGCTTGTGATTTGCTCGCCATCGTCTCTTTGACCAACGAGATAACTTGAGAAATATAATTATTTTTTTGATCTTTTTGAACACGAATTGTCAATGAACCAACCTCATTCAACGCACCTGCAATAACCGAATCTCCCTTCTTCTTGAACCTTAGCTTTGATTCGCCGGTTAATGCGGCTTCATTCAGTTCAGATTCACCTTCAATAATCACACCATCGGCAGAAACTTTTTCGCCAGGACGCACTAAAACTATATTCCCTTTTTTAACATCCGCAGTCGGAATATCTTTTATTGCACCATTGGCAAGAACAATATGCGCCTGCACAGGCATCAATGCTGCCAGCTTTTGTAATGCTTTAGAAGCACCCATCACCGAACGCATTTCAATCCAATGCCCTAACAACATAATATTAATTAATGTTGCAAGTTCCCAAAAGAATATTGGCCCTGAAATAAAAAAAACAACCGCAGCACTATAAAGATACGCCACGGTAATAGATAGACCAATCAAAGTCATCATGCCAGGCTTAAATCTTTTAACCTCTTTGTACAAACCAAGTAAAAATGGTTTTCCTCCATAAAAAAACAGTATCGTTGCCAACATAAATCGTACATATTGATCTCCAGTAAAATGCCATGATACACCAAATATATCCTGTAATGTAGGTGATAATATTAATAAAGGAACAGTAAGAAAAAATGAAACAAAAAAACGTCGTTTGAAATCTTGTAACATCATATAATGATGACCAGTTTGCATCATGGTTTGTTTCCTCATATTTATTATGTTTTATTACAGAATAAATATGAACTTCCATAAAACACAAGGTCTAAGGTATATTAAAAAAAATATATATAAGGATAAAAAAAATGAACTATATTCCCGCTGATGTTCCATCACAAAAAAAAGAACTGTACCAAGAAAATCTCAATACAATCACACGCAACTCTGAACATCTGTTTCTTTTTGCCGGTGATCAAAAAATTGAACATTTAAATGCAGACTTTCACAGTGAATTTGCTCATCCTAAGCACCTTTTTAACATCGCACAACAGGGTAACATTGGCGCATTCGCAACGCAACTTGGCTTAATTGCACGTTATGGCAACCAATATAAAGAAGTAAATTATATTGCAAAACTAAACAGTAAAACAAACATTATAAAACAAAACAAACCATCTCCATGGCAACAATTATTTTCACAAAAATATAAAAGCACTGATCCAATAAGCAAACAAATGTGGTCTGTTTCTGATGTTGTTACTCTAAAAAATGAATCACAATTAAAAATTCGTGGTGTAGGTTATACCATTTATTTGGGATCTGAATTTGAATCTGAAATGTTAACTGAAGCTGCACAAATTATATGGCAAGCACACCAACACGGTTTACTTACTATTTTGTGGATTTACCCTCGTGGCTTTGCCGTCAAAAAAGATGACACACTTGAAATGTTGGCCGGTGCTGCGGGTGTTGCAAACGCACTTGGTGCTGATGTGGTTAAAATAAAAGCACCAACAAATGCTCCTCATCATTCAGCAATTGAACAGTTACATCTCATTAAACAAGCTGCCGGAAACACAAAAGTTATTTGTTCCGGTGGCAAACAGGTTGATACTGTTTCATTTTTAAAAAGAATTAAAGATCAAGTTCATAAAGGTGGTATTGCCGGTGCTGCCGTTGGGCGCAATGTTTTTCAACATTCACTCAGTGATGCAATTAACATGACAAAAGAGTTATCTCGTATCATCTATACGAGATAACTCTTTTGTCATGTTTTGTTTTTCCTCTAAAACTGTTTATTTGGTGTTGCGACCTTATATTTTATTTTTTTCAATAAGTGTGAACATTATAAGCCTACAATGCCTATGCTATTTAATTGTACAAGTTTTCATCCTGAGTGATTTTACGAAGTAAAATTGTATCGAAGGATACCTTTTTTTATGGATTCCTGCCTTCGCAGCCTGCCCGCCTTAGCTTTAGCGACGGCTGGGAATGACAAAGGGGAAGAAATAAGCACGAGTTAGTAAATAGATTTCAAGTAACTATAAGATATCTAATATATTGTATTTATTGCATAAGGTAACTTAATGACAAGCGTTACGTATGACCGATAACGTAACAGTGGCCGAAGCAAACCATCATTTTTGAAAAAAATGTGGTTCTGTGTGTGCCACTGCATTTACGTGAGAAATTGGGATTCAAAAGGTCCTCCTTTTGTGTCTTGATTCTTAAGTGTGTGACAAGACACACTTAAGGGCCGGCCGACAGGCCAAAAAAAATATAAAAAGAAAAGAATCTTTATTTACGAAATAAAACAAAAAACGAAATATAATTTAAATAAAAGGATTTAAAAAAAGGAATTATCCTTTTTTAACCCTTTTATTTTTTGGCTTATCCTCTAAAGACTTTTTAGAAACAACAGCACTCTTACCATACAAAAATTGACTCAATAAAAAGCCTGCTAAAACTAATGCACATAACATTAAGAGATATATAAGATACCGTAATAGATAAATATAAAACATTACAGAATCTAAATCGATTTTTGCCACCAAACCCCAATTAACTTGTGGAATAAAATACCAAGCAGAAGCAGTAATTATACCTCGATAATCACGACTTATACCAAATCCTTCAAAGCCGGACGCAGCTTTTTCAATAGGCAACTCTAAATCGTTACTAATCTCTTTACGTGCAAACATAAGCTCCGGCGATATACGTGGAGGCAATACAAATGACAGCTTGTCACCTAACCGTTCGGCAATAAGGAACTCTCCTTTTTCTCCCAATCCGGTAAACTTATTTATTACATCCTGTATCTGCTCACTATCCAGCTGCGCAACTAAAAAACCAATTAATTTTTCTTCAAAAAAAACCGGCATTGTCATAAACAAAGCCTCTTGCTTGACTAAAGGATCATACATAAGCTGAGAAATTTCAGAAGTAAATGTCATGCGAATAAGTTCAAATGACTTCGTAATAGAACTATCGCGATATTCCTCGGTTATGTTTCTCCCTACCAGCCCTTCAAGAGTTGAAAAAATAAACTTTCCTGTTTGATCTATCAAAAAAATCTGTTTATAACCAAAAGATTCCTGATAACCACGCACAAATGATTGCATTTTCTTTACTTGCAGTGCAGTAATTTCACTCTGACCACCTGCAAAGGCAATTAATTGTTGCATATATTCACTTCGCGCCAATTCAACAACATAACGCCGCTGCTTTTCAATAAAAAATATAATTTCATTTGTTCGTTCATTAGCCAAGAAAAAAAGTTCTTTTTGTTTCATTATTGGCCAATAATAAGACAAGGGAATATATACACAACCTATAAAAACTATCTGAAGCAATAATATTAAAAAAATCCGCACTGTACGTAATGAGGAAAATACTGCTTTCATATCTATTCTTTTGCCCATTTGCCCCCCCATTGTTGATATAAATTATTCAAAATATCATTCCATTCATCACTCGACTTATAAGGGTACACAACTGGATAAATTGCTTTTTCCGAACTCCACTGAATATCAAACTGCCCCTGACTATTTACTTTTCCAATACGCGAGTATTTCCATGTATGATGATTAAATCCATCCGTATATATAATCCCCTCAGGAGCTTTTTTACTTTGGCTAGCAATTTTATCTATCACTTTTTCCGGATCAGATGATTGAGCCAAAAAAACAGCCCTGCTCCAAAGATATACGCCAAAATATGCTGCCTCCATAGGATCGGTAATCACCCTGTCTTTACCATATTGCTCTTGAAAATTTTTAATAAAGTCTTTATTTATTTGACTATCAATACTTTGAAAATAACTCCAAACCGCATAATCACCAATTGTCAACGAAATATCCATCTGTTGAAGTTCGGCTTCAGCTATACTGAATGACATCGTTGGAATTTTATCAGAGGTTATTCCTGCTTCACGTAATGCTTTGAAAAAATAACCATTAGTGTCACCATTTATATTATTAAGAATAACATCAGGTTGCTTTATTTTTATGTCTTGTACTATATCTTGCACATCCTGTGTTCCTAATACAAAATACTGTTCTCCCAAAATTTCTGCATCCAGTGAATTCAGTTGCTCTCTCATAATAATTCCTGCAATGCGTGGATATACATAGTCAGAACCAACAATATAAAATTTTTTACCTAAATTATCGTAGCTCCAATTGACTCCCGGAAATATCTGTTGATTTGACGTAGCACCTGTATAAATAATATTCGATGAAGATTCTGCGCCTTCATACTGCACTGGATAAAACAACAAATTATTATATTTTTCAACAATTGGCTTTACCTCTTTACGGCTGGCTGAAGTCCAACAACCAAAAATAACCTGCGCTTTTTCTTCCGTTATCAGCCATTCAGCTTGTTGAGCAAAAGTTGACCAATTTGATTTGCCATCAACAACAATCGGCTCAATTTGGCAGCCTAAAAGCCCTCCTTTTTCATTTATCTCATCAATAGCCATCAATACGGCATCAACAACAGGTCGCTCACTAGATGCCATTGTTCCGGTCATTGAATGCAAAACGCCAACTTTAATAGTTTCTTTGTTTCTAAAAAAATAGCTGTACACACCCACAGTTAACAATACAGCACAACAGAATGCTGACAAAAAATACAAAATAATTCGTTTCATATTTAAACTTTTTCAATAAGGTTTTTTATAACATTACACTATCATTACAAGCGACTACATTACAATGATTAAACTAACTCGCTTGCTTTTTTATATAAAAATACTATATATTTGATGCAGATTGTCACCATACAAAAGTAGGACACTAGAACATGACGAAACTTGTATTGATTATCCTTATAGTCAACTGCACAACTATTACTGCCAATAAAAAAAGGCCTTCTTCCGATCCATACCGCACAACACACCTACAATTAGATTCACACCGCCCCCGATCCATGGAAATTTTGAATTTATCACCATTAACAAGTTCATCTCCTAGAGCAATCGCTGAATCAACGCCAAGACCGGAAAATGATCCCGATTTTCATTTGGCACAAATGCTTAATGAAGAAACAAAAAAACGTATAAGCTTAACCGAAAAAACAAAAAAAAAATCACTCGAAAAAAAACCTGCGGCTGCCGCTGTCCCAAGACTCAATCTAAGCCTGACTGAAAGTATTAAACAATGCTATCAGGCCTTAGCTTTCCTTGCCTTAGTCGATAAAAGATACGAAGAAAATGAACAAGTAAAAAAAGAAATAAAAAAAACAATATTCTATATCTCCATCCTTGATCCATCATTTGATAAGAGCAAACCACACCATCCTCCTGAAACAGCTCGACAAAATTCAGGCCGAATGAATTATTGGAATAAATATGAATCAATGCTAGAAATCGAAGAAAAGAAAAATCTGAGCCCACTTGCACATGATTCAACATCAGATCCACAAAAAAAACGAACTGTGCCTCGACTCAAACTAGAAAAACCGGAAGAAGAAGAAAGCATAATTCCGCGCAAAAAGTACAGTAAAATTACTAAACTATCTCTATCGGACAAAGAAGCTAAAAATCTTTTATCAAACCTTAATAGAAAAATAGAAACCAATGTATATGATGGTCAAAAAGAATTTATAGGGCCTATATATAATTTAATCGACAATATCTCTACACGAATTTTCCCCTCAAAAACCCCTCTGGAAAGCCCACACCGACCCCCTCGGTCTCCTCGGTTACTTATGCATATATTTAAAAAATCCAGACAAAAAAAAGCTATTGATAATGAACAGAAAATAATTGAGCAAAAAAAAGCTCTTTCACAATTGTTTCCCGTTTTCAACATCTTATACAATTCATATCTACTTGAAACCAATACAGCACAACGCAGTACAATAGAAACATATATTCTCAAGGCCTCCGATCTAATTGCTCATTTTGAACGAAATGACTATTCTATTATCATTCCGGAAGATATACAGCTATCTATTGATAGGTGCCACATCATTGTCGAGGGTATAAAAAAACCACGAAATGAAGATCGTAAGAGCCGGGAACTGACTATAATGCAAGAAGTATTTCTTGAAACCGGTCGAAAATTACTCAGAAA
Encoded here:
- a CDS encoding class I SAM-dependent methyltransferase; the protein is MIKNMREQSIESLYTKRAALYDFLFLRLLGYENGLKALFNQTDVIKKGIKILDAGCGSGAVIKVLYQIGKNDDTDLQLYGFDKTEAMLKRCRKWMYHNNIFEVTIEQADVLHLDEFSKKHYDFDLIVCSAMLEYIPKKQMLHALQNLKKLLTSQGIFLMFITKDNYFNRLFMHHCWKAEMYTKGDLATLLYSADFHDVTFKCFPFPYNYLNLWGHIVEARIK
- a CDS encoding cache domain-containing protein, whose product is MKAVFSSLRTVRIFLILLLQIVFIGCVYIPLSYYWPIMKQKELFFLANERTNEIIFFIEKQRRYVVELARSEYMQQLIAFAGGQSEITALQVKKMQSFVRGYQESFGYKQIFLIDQTGKFIFSTLEGLVGRNITEEYRDSSITKSFELIRMTFTSEISQLMYDPLVKQEALFMTMPVFFEEKLIGFLVAQLDSEQIQDVINKFTGLGEKGEFLIAERLGDKLSFVLPPRISPELMFARKEISNDLELPIEKAASGFEGFGISRDYRGIITASAWYFIPQVNWGLVAKIDLDSVMFYIYLLRYLIYLLMLCALVLAGFLLSQFLYGKSAVVSKKSLEDKPKNKRVKKG
- a CDS encoding aldolase yields the protein MNYIPADVPSQKKELYQENLNTITRNSEHLFLFAGDQKIEHLNADFHSEFAHPKHLFNIAQQGNIGAFATQLGLIARYGNQYKEVNYIAKLNSKTNIIKQNKPSPWQQLFSQKYKSTDPISKQMWSVSDVVTLKNESQLKIRGVGYTIYLGSEFESEMLTEAAQIIWQAHQHGLLTILWIYPRGFAVKKDDTLEMLAGAAGVANALGADVVKIKAPTNAPHHSAIEQLHLIKQAAGNTKVICSGGKQVDTVSFLKRIKDQVHKGGIAGAAVGRNVFQHSLSDAINMTKELSRIIYTR
- a CDS encoding copper-translocating P-type ATPase, coding for MMQTGHHYMMLQDFKRRFFVSFFLTVPLLILSPTLQDIFGVSWHFTGDQYVRFMLATILFFYGGKPFLLGLYKEVKRFKPGMMTLIGLSITVAYLYSAAVVFFISGPIFFWELATLINIMLLGHWIEMRSVMGASKALQKLAALMPVQAHIVLANGAIKDIPTADVKKGNIVLVRPGEKVSADGVIIEGESELNEAALTGESKLRFKKKGDSVIAGALNEVGSLTIRVQKDQKNNYISQVISLVKETMASKSQAQNIADKAAFALTIIAISAGVVTLISWLYITGIFSFALERMVSVMVITCPHALGLAIPLVVAAITTISAGRGLLIKNRTAFEDARNVTMVVFDKTGTLTEGAFKITDVVSLTNISADELLVIAASLEQHAKHSIAQAIIKKTQEEQIDLVSVQEVQTIVGKGITGKIANETYFIGKPSLLTDFLVKPNNLDQALQKLKVIVKEAKTAFFVSTATEVIGIIAVADVIRKSSLQAVDMLHKQGIKVAMITGDNKQTAQIVAQKLGIDTVLAEVLPHEKASEIKKLQQEGFIVSMVGDGINDAPALVASNVGIALGAGTDVAIESADVVLVQNDPKQVVDIIDLSRTTYKKMIQNLLWATGYNIFAIPLAAGVFYNYGIMIDPAFGALLMTLSTVVVAINAQLLYLKKK
- a CDS encoding urea ABC transporter substrate-binding protein produces the protein MKRIILYFLSAFCCAVLLTVGVYSYFFRNKETIKVGVLHSMTGTMASSERPVVDAVLMAIDEINEKGGLLGCQIEPIVVDGKSNWSTFAQQAEWLITEEKAQVIFGCWTSASRKEVKPIVEKYNNLLFYPVQYEGAESSSNIIYTGATSNQQIFPGVNWSYDNLGKKFYIVGSDYVYPRIAGIIMREQLNSLDAEILGEQYFVLGTQDVQDIVQDIKIKQPDVILNNINGDTNGYFFKALREAGITSDKIPTMSFSIAEAELQQMDISLTIGDYAVWSYFQSIDSQINKDFIKNFQEQYGKDRVITDPMEAAYFGVYLWSRAVFLAQSSDPEKVIDKIASQSKKAPEGIIYTDGFNHHTWKYSRIGKVNSQGQFDIQWSSEKAIYPVVYPYKSSDEWNDILNNLYQQWGGKWAKE